The Petropleomorpha daqingensis genome includes a window with the following:
- a CDS encoding aldehyde dehydrogenase family protein: MSLAEEMDTVTAASAGTVDRHATTETFESTDPASGAVVGVFPVHDAAAVRETVERARPAASRWGLLGYDGRKQRLAAYRGYLARRMHELADLVHRENGKPHADAILEITLAIDHLAWAANHARKVLGPRKVHAGMLAANHAAYLEYQPMGVVGVIGPWNYPVFTPMGSIAYALSAGNAVVFKPSEHTPAIGAWLAAAWRAAVPDAADAFQVVTGFGDTGSALCRAGVDKLAFTGSAPTGRKVMAACAENLVPVLMELGGKDAMIVDDDADVAAAADAAVWGAMSNAGQTCIGIERVYATEKVYDAFVAEVQKKVEGLRPGSDDEAAYGPMTMASQADVVQRHLDDAAAKGGRTLAGGTIENGFIAPTVLVDVPETSDAVREETFGPTLTIAKVRDAEQALELTNDSAHGLGGSVYSKSKDRAMDLARRMRSGMTSINSVLTFASVPSLPFGGVGNSGFGRIHGEDGLKEFTRAKAITRQRVPLPVNLMSFGRPAQAADALARVMGLVHGRHR; the protein is encoded by the coding sequence ATGTCGCTCGCCGAAGAGATGGACACGGTCACCGCCGCCTCGGCCGGCACGGTCGACCGGCACGCCACGACGGAGACCTTCGAGTCGACCGATCCGGCCAGCGGCGCGGTCGTCGGCGTCTTCCCCGTCCACGACGCCGCCGCCGTCCGCGAGACCGTCGAGCGGGCCCGCCCCGCGGCCTCGCGCTGGGGCCTGCTCGGCTACGACGGCCGCAAGCAGCGCCTCGCCGCCTACCGCGGCTACCTGGCCCGGCGCATGCACGAGCTCGCCGACCTGGTGCACCGCGAGAACGGCAAGCCGCACGCCGACGCGATCCTCGAGATCACCCTCGCGATCGACCACCTCGCCTGGGCCGCCAACCACGCCCGCAAGGTCCTCGGCCCGCGCAAGGTGCACGCCGGGATGCTCGCGGCCAACCACGCCGCCTACCTCGAGTACCAGCCGATGGGCGTCGTCGGCGTGATCGGCCCGTGGAACTACCCGGTGTTCACGCCGATGGGCTCGATCGCCTACGCGCTGTCGGCCGGCAACGCCGTCGTCTTCAAGCCGTCCGAACACACCCCCGCGATCGGCGCCTGGCTGGCCGCCGCGTGGCGGGCCGCCGTCCCCGACGCCGCCGACGCCTTCCAGGTGGTGACCGGCTTCGGCGACACCGGCTCGGCGCTGTGCCGCGCCGGCGTCGACAAGCTGGCCTTCACCGGCTCGGCCCCGACCGGCCGCAAGGTCATGGCCGCGTGCGCGGAGAACCTCGTCCCGGTGCTCATGGAGCTCGGCGGCAAGGACGCGATGATCGTCGACGACGACGCCGACGTGGCGGCCGCCGCCGACGCCGCCGTCTGGGGCGCGATGAGCAACGCCGGCCAGACCTGCATCGGCATCGAGCGCGTCTACGCCACCGAGAAGGTCTACGACGCCTTCGTCGCCGAGGTGCAGAAGAAGGTCGAGGGCCTGCGGCCCGGTTCGGACGACGAGGCCGCCTACGGGCCGATGACCATGGCCTCGCAGGCCGACGTCGTGCAGCGGCACCTCGACGACGCCGCGGCGAAGGGCGGCCGCACGCTCGCCGGCGGCACGATCGAGAACGGCTTCATCGCCCCGACCGTGCTGGTCGACGTCCCGGAGACCTCCGACGCGGTGCGCGAGGAGACCTTCGGCCCGACGCTCACCATCGCCAAGGTGCGCGACGCCGAGCAGGCACTCGAGCTGACCAACGACTCCGCCCACGGCCTCGGCGGCTCGGTCTACTCGAAGTCCAAGGACCGCGCCATGGACCTCGCCCGGCGGATGCGCAGCGGCATGACCTCGATCAACTCCGTGCTCACCTTCGCCTCGGTGCCGTCGCTGCCCTTCGGCGGCGTGGGCAACAGCGGCTTCGGCCGGATCCACGGTGAGGACGGGCTCAAGGAGTTCACCCGCGCCAAGGCGATCACCCGCCAGCGGGTACCGCTGCCGGTGAACCTGATGAGCTTCGGCCGGCCGGCGCAGGCCGCCGACGCGCTCGCCCGGGTGATGGGCCTCGTCCACGGCCGGCACCGCTGA
- a CDS encoding GMC family oxidoreductase, translated as MAEVATSAEFDVVVVGAGSAGSALAGRLSEDPSLKVLILEAGGSDDVLEVQIPAALYKLWRTRRDWNYTTEPQPGLGGRRLFWPRGKMLGGSSSFNAMIYIRGAAADYDEWAKLTGDPSWSYEHVLPLFKRMEDNARGADEFHGVGGPLRVEDLRSPHRWSRAVVQAAVAAGYPRNDDFNGARQEGVGFYQVTQKRGRRWSAADAYLKPAIDRPNLTVLTGAQVTRVLVEGGRATGVEYRRGGTLHVARAASEVVLSGGAINSPQLLLLSGIGPAAHLREVGVDVVHDLPGVGLGLQDHPLVPVIWHVRGGKSLFRAESPSGYAQWFGARRGPLTSNLAESGLFTRSREDLAEPDLQFHFLPVKFWRQAEVDPDVDAFTAAAVLVDVHSRGSVRLRSADPTWAPAIDAGYLTDERDLDALVCGIEKAREIAQAAPLASVLADEWSPGGTVQGREPLRTKVRETLESLYHPVSSCRMGTDDLAVVDPTLTVHGLEGLRIADASVMPTLVRGNTNAPTILIAERAADLITGRTVDPALTAHR; from the coding sequence ATGGCAGAAGTCGCGACTTCTGCCGAGTTCGACGTCGTCGTCGTCGGGGCCGGCTCGGCGGGGTCGGCACTCGCGGGGCGGCTGTCCGAGGACCCGTCGCTGAAGGTGCTCATCCTGGAGGCCGGCGGCTCGGACGACGTCCTCGAGGTGCAGATCCCGGCGGCGCTCTACAAGCTCTGGCGCACCCGCCGCGACTGGAACTACACGACCGAGCCGCAGCCGGGCCTGGGCGGACGACGGCTGTTCTGGCCCCGCGGCAAGATGCTCGGCGGCTCGTCGTCGTTCAACGCGATGATCTACATCCGCGGCGCGGCAGCCGACTACGACGAGTGGGCGAAGCTCACCGGCGACCCGTCGTGGTCCTACGAGCACGTCCTCCCCCTGTTCAAGCGGATGGAGGACAACGCCCGCGGCGCCGACGAGTTCCACGGGGTGGGCGGCCCGCTGCGGGTCGAGGACCTCCGCTCGCCGCACCGGTGGAGCCGCGCCGTCGTCCAGGCCGCGGTGGCCGCCGGCTACCCGCGCAACGACGACTTCAACGGTGCCCGGCAGGAGGGCGTCGGCTTCTACCAGGTCACCCAGAAGCGGGGACGGCGCTGGTCGGCCGCCGACGCCTACCTCAAGCCCGCGATCGACCGGCCCAACCTGACCGTGCTCACGGGCGCGCAGGTGACCCGCGTGCTCGTCGAGGGTGGCCGGGCGACCGGTGTCGAGTACCGCCGCGGCGGCACGCTGCACGTCGCCCGGGCGGCCTCGGAGGTCGTGCTCTCCGGCGGTGCGATCAACTCCCCGCAGCTGCTGCTGCTCTCGGGCATCGGCCCGGCCGCGCACCTGCGCGAGGTCGGCGTCGACGTCGTCCACGACCTGCCCGGCGTCGGGCTCGGGCTGCAGGACCACCCGCTGGTGCCGGTCATCTGGCACGTGCGCGGCGGCAAGTCGCTGTTCCGCGCCGAGTCGCCGTCGGGGTACGCGCAGTGGTTCGGCGCCCGGCGCGGCCCGCTGACCTCCAACCTCGCCGAGAGCGGCCTGTTCACGAGGTCGCGCGAGGACCTCGCCGAGCCCGATCTGCAGTTCCACTTCCTGCCGGTGAAGTTCTGGCGGCAGGCCGAGGTGGACCCGGACGTCGACGCGTTCACCGCCGCCGCCGTGCTCGTCGACGTGCACTCCCGCGGCTCGGTGCGGCTGCGCTCGGCCGACCCGACGTGGGCGCCGGCGATCGACGCGGGCTACCTGACCGACGAGCGCGACCTGGACGCGCTGGTGTGCGGCATCGAGAAGGCCCGCGAGATCGCGCAGGCCGCCCCCCTGGCGTCGGTGCTGGCCGACGAGTGGTCGCCGGGCGGGACGGTGCAGGGCCGCGAGCCGCTGCGGACCAAGGTCCGGGAGACCCTCGAGTCGCTGTACCACCCGGTCAGCTCCTGCCGGATGGGCACCGATGACCTCGCCGTCGTCGACCCGACCCTGACCGTGCACGGGCTGGAGGGGCTGCGGATCGCCGACGCCTCGGTCATGCCGACGCTGGTGCGCGGCAACACCAACGCGCCGACGATCCTCATCGCCGAGCGGGCCGCCGACCTGATCACCGGACGCACCGTCGACCCCGCTCTGACGGCGCACCGCTGA
- a CDS encoding helix-turn-helix transcriptional regulator: MSTSDLRASDLDLLMSTVAEAYRDDPGEGMPWALLLGLAELIPCDLGVCYQHHDHRACRTLLMQGVEPGGGREPVCGPEEPAPDDPFWQLWWQATCSWPQRTGNLHRVVHTGDFFPTERARRADPMSEVLPEMRYDMMLSLPAPPGEARRILFFRAEDPSFTERERQLAELIRPHVQEIWLDAERRRAGVPTLSPREWEVLSLAAAGRSYGEIAGQLYVSTGTVRKHMEHVRERLGVHSVAAAAAIAMPHAPAVRSR; encoded by the coding sequence ATGAGCACGTCGGACCTGCGCGCGAGCGACCTCGATCTCCTCATGAGCACCGTGGCGGAGGCGTACCGGGACGACCCCGGCGAGGGGATGCCCTGGGCGCTCCTGCTCGGCCTGGCCGAGCTGATCCCGTGCGACCTCGGCGTCTGCTACCAGCACCACGACCACCGCGCGTGCCGGACGCTGCTGATGCAGGGAGTGGAGCCGGGCGGCGGGCGCGAGCCGGTCTGCGGGCCCGAGGAGCCGGCCCCGGACGACCCGTTCTGGCAGCTGTGGTGGCAGGCGACGTGCTCGTGGCCGCAACGGACCGGGAACCTGCACCGCGTCGTCCACACCGGCGACTTCTTCCCGACGGAGCGCGCACGGCGCGCGGACCCGATGAGCGAGGTCCTGCCGGAGATGCGCTACGACATGATGCTGTCGCTGCCGGCTCCACCGGGGGAAGCACGGAGGATCCTGTTCTTCCGCGCCGAGGACCCGTCGTTCACCGAACGGGAGCGGCAGCTCGCCGAGCTGATCCGTCCCCACGTGCAGGAGATCTGGCTCGACGCCGAGCGGCGGCGGGCCGGCGTGCCGACGTTGTCGCCCCGGGAGTGGGAGGTCCTGTCGCTGGCCGCGGCGGGCCGCTCGTACGGCGAGATCGCCGGGCAGCTGTACGTCTCCACGGGCACGGTCCGCAAGCACATGGAGCACGTCCGGGAACGGCTCGGCGTGCACAGCGTCGCCGCGGCCGCGGCGATCGCCATGCCGCACGCGCCCGCAGTCCGGTCCCGCTGA
- a CDS encoding MFS transporter, whose product MAPSRTRRIHPAWWVAGVTFLALVGAAAFRAVPGVLIDPLHAEFGWSVSTISAAVALNMALYGLTAPFAAALMERFGIRRVVVVALLITAIGSGLTVFMTASWQLILLWGLLVGLGTGSMALSLVATVTGRWFVARRGLVSGILTAGGATGQLVFLPLVAWADGRWGWRTAALATTAAALAVVPLVAWLLRDRPRDVGAVPYGGTAADDVDPVRSGAARTALRGLADAARTRVFWVLAVSFMICGASTNGLVQPHFIPSAHDHGMPVTTAAGLLAVVGIFDIAGTIFSGWLTDRFDPRLLLLTYYLFRGLSLFLLPSLFAPGVHLSMVAFIVFYGLDWVATVPPTLALCREFFGARAPVVFGWVFASHQVGSAIAAFGGGVVRDLTGSYNPAWYGAGLLCLLASALSISLRRPGTPTGFPQPPLQAAAAQAHG is encoded by the coding sequence ATGGCGCCGTCCCGCACCCGCCGGATCCACCCCGCCTGGTGGGTGGCCGGCGTGACCTTCCTGGCGCTGGTCGGCGCGGCGGCGTTCCGCGCCGTGCCGGGCGTGCTCATCGACCCGCTGCACGCCGAGTTCGGCTGGTCGGTGTCGACCATCTCCGCCGCGGTCGCGCTCAACATGGCCCTCTACGGGCTGACCGCGCCGTTCGCGGCGGCGCTGATGGAGCGCTTCGGCATCCGCCGGGTGGTCGTGGTCGCGCTGCTCATCACCGCGATCGGCAGCGGGCTGACCGTGTTCATGACGGCGAGCTGGCAGCTGATCCTGCTCTGGGGTCTGCTCGTCGGCCTGGGCACCGGCTCGATGGCGCTGTCGCTGGTCGCCACGGTGACCGGCCGCTGGTTCGTCGCCCGCCGCGGGCTGGTGTCGGGCATCCTCACCGCCGGCGGCGCCACGGGGCAGCTGGTGTTCCTCCCGCTGGTCGCGTGGGCGGACGGTCGCTGGGGCTGGCGGACGGCGGCGCTCGCGACCACCGCCGCCGCGCTCGCCGTCGTCCCCCTGGTGGCGTGGCTGCTGCGCGACCGGCCGCGCGACGTGGGCGCCGTCCCGTACGGCGGCACGGCCGCCGACGACGTGGACCCGGTGCGCTCCGGCGCGGCCCGGACGGCGCTGCGCGGGCTGGCCGACGCCGCCCGCACGCGGGTGTTCTGGGTGCTCGCGGTGAGCTTCATGATCTGCGGCGCCTCGACCAACGGGCTGGTGCAGCCGCACTTCATCCCGTCGGCGCACGACCACGGGATGCCGGTGACCACCGCGGCCGGGCTGCTCGCCGTCGTCGGCATCTTCGACATCGCCGGGACGATCTTCTCCGGCTGGCTCACCGACCGGTTCGACCCGCGGCTGCTGCTCCTGACCTACTACCTGTTCCGCGGGCTGTCGCTGTTCCTGCTGCCGTCGCTGTTCGCGCCGGGCGTGCACCTGTCGATGGTGGCGTTCATCGTCTTCTACGGCCTGGACTGGGTGGCCACCGTGCCGCCGACCCTGGCGCTGTGCCGGGAGTTCTTCGGTGCGCGTGCCCCGGTGGTCTTCGGCTGGGTGTTCGCCTCGCACCAGGTGGGCTCGGCGATCGCGGCGTTCGGCGGCGGCGTCGTCCGCGACCTGACCGGCTCGTACAACCCGGCCTGGTACGGCGCGGGCCTGCTGTGCCTGCTCGCCTCGGCGCTGTCGATCTCGCTGCGCCGGCCGGGCACGCCGACCGGCTTCCCGCAGCCGCCGCTCCAGGCGGCCGCGGCGCAGGCGCACGGCTGA
- a CDS encoding GlxA family transcriptional regulator — translation MASKIHEVVVLALPNPTAFELGLAPKFLGGAVDADEHPLYRVRTATLDGRAVRTSGGFSVLPEHDAAILDEADTVVVPGLHLPTSMPGGRLPDGAAEVLRRAATHARLVAICTGSFALAAAGLLDGRPATTHWLHAGEFAARYPQVRLDPDVLFVDDGDVLTSAGNAAGIDLLLHVVRRDHGSEVANRVARRSVVAPWREGGQSQFVERPVPDDDGAGTAATRAWASTRLGEPLTLADLAAHARMSVRTFTRRFREETGLSPQRWLAGQRIALARELLESTDAPVDRIAADAGFGTAASLRQQLRAAIGVSPLAYRRTFRGADVTGHSPLERPA, via the coding sequence ATGGCGTCGAAGATCCACGAGGTCGTCGTCCTCGCCCTGCCGAACCCGACCGCGTTCGAGCTGGGCCTGGCCCCGAAGTTCCTGGGCGGCGCGGTCGACGCCGACGAGCACCCGCTCTACCGGGTGCGGACGGCCACCCTGGACGGCCGCGCGGTGCGCACCTCCGGCGGCTTCTCGGTGCTGCCCGAGCACGACGCCGCGATCCTCGACGAGGCCGACACCGTCGTCGTCCCCGGCCTGCACCTGCCGACGTCGATGCCGGGCGGCCGGCTGCCCGACGGGGCGGCCGAGGTCCTGCGGCGGGCGGCGACCCACGCACGGCTGGTCGCCATCTGCACGGGATCGTTCGCGCTGGCCGCCGCCGGCCTGCTCGACGGCCGGCCGGCCACCACGCACTGGCTGCACGCCGGCGAGTTCGCGGCGCGGTACCCCCAGGTGCGGCTCGACCCCGACGTGCTGTTCGTCGACGACGGCGACGTGCTCACCTCCGCCGGCAACGCGGCCGGGATCGACCTGCTGCTGCACGTCGTCCGGCGGGACCACGGCAGCGAGGTGGCCAACCGGGTCGCCCGGCGCAGCGTCGTCGCACCCTGGCGGGAGGGTGGCCAGTCGCAGTTCGTCGAGCGCCCGGTGCCGGACGACGACGGCGCCGGGACGGCCGCGACCCGGGCCTGGGCGAGCACCCGTCTCGGTGAGCCGCTGACGCTGGCCGACCTCGCCGCGCACGCGCGGATGAGCGTGCGCACCTTCACCCGGCGCTTCCGGGAGGAGACCGGCCTCTCCCCGCAGCGCTGGCTGGCCGGGCAGCGGATCGCGCTGGCCCGCGAGCTGCTGGAGTCCACCGACGCTCCGGTCGACCGGATCGCCGCCGACGCCGGTTTCGGCACGGCGGCCTCCCTCCGCCAGCAGCTGCGCGCCGCGATCGGCGTCTCTCCCCTGGCCTACCGCCGGACCTTCCGCGGTGCAGATGTGACGGGACACTCCCCCCTCGAACGACCCGCATGA
- a CDS encoding DEAD/DEAH box helicase → MLPTDTTFEALGVPAPLVEVLAASGITAPFPIQVATLPDTLAGRDVLGRGRTGSGKTLAFSLPLVARLAASDSRRSPKRPRALVLVPTRELANQVLAVVDPLARALGMRATTIFGGVGQNPQVQALAAGVDVVIACPGRLEDLINQGHADLSAVEITVLDEADHMADLGFLPGVKRLLDKTPKIGQRLLFSATLDNGVDVLVKRYLSTPTTHSVDPAVAPVATMTHHVFQVQSADKAEVVRQLASGLGRSVLFTRTKHQAKKLAKQLTAAGIPAVDLHGNLSQNARERNLAAFSDGSTRVLCATDIAARGIHVDDVALVVHVDPPAEHKAYLHRSGRTARAGAGGTVVTVSTPDQAGEVRTLARQAGISPTVTAVRPGAAEIAALTGPAAPFVEPAPEPAPQPQGQGGGRRRRGGSGSSTTTKAATPKARPTGPARTRAELAARAGTTSAASFSARSRRGR, encoded by the coding sequence GTGCTGCCCACCGACACCACCTTCGAGGCCCTCGGCGTCCCCGCGCCGCTGGTCGAGGTGCTCGCCGCCAGCGGCATCACCGCGCCGTTCCCGATCCAGGTCGCCACGCTGCCCGACACGCTCGCCGGTCGCGACGTGCTCGGCCGCGGGCGCACCGGCTCGGGCAAGACGCTGGCCTTCAGCCTCCCGCTGGTCGCCCGCCTGGCCGCCTCCGACAGCCGCCGCAGCCCGAAGCGGCCGCGCGCGCTCGTCCTCGTGCCGACCCGCGAGCTGGCCAACCAGGTGCTCGCCGTCGTCGACCCGCTGGCCCGCGCGCTGGGCATGCGCGCGACCACGATCTTCGGCGGCGTCGGCCAGAACCCGCAGGTGCAGGCGCTGGCCGCCGGCGTCGACGTGGTCATCGCCTGCCCCGGCCGGCTGGAGGACCTGATCAACCAGGGCCACGCCGACCTCTCCGCCGTCGAGATCACCGTGCTCGACGAGGCCGACCACATGGCCGACCTCGGCTTCCTGCCCGGCGTGAAGCGGCTGCTGGACAAGACGCCGAAGATCGGCCAGCGGCTGCTGTTCTCCGCGACGCTGGACAACGGCGTCGACGTCCTGGTCAAGCGCTACCTGAGCACCCCGACCACCCACTCGGTCGACCCGGCCGTCGCGCCGGTGGCGACGATGACCCACCACGTGTTCCAGGTGCAGAGCGCCGACAAGGCCGAGGTGGTCCGCCAGCTCGCCTCGGGCCTGGGACGCAGCGTGCTGTTCACCCGCACCAAGCACCAGGCCAAGAAGCTGGCCAAGCAGCTGACCGCGGCCGGGATCCCCGCCGTCGACCTGCACGGCAACCTCAGCCAGAACGCCCGCGAGCGCAACCTCGCCGCGTTCAGCGACGGCAGCACCCGGGTGCTGTGCGCGACCGACATCGCCGCCCGCGGCATCCACGTCGACGACGTGGCACTGGTCGTGCACGTCGACCCGCCGGCCGAGCACAAGGCGTACCTGCACCGGTCCGGCCGCACCGCGCGGGCCGGCGCCGGCGGCACGGTGGTCACCGTCAGCACGCCGGACCAGGCCGGCGAGGTGCGGACCCTGGCCCGACAGGCCGGGATCAGCCCGACCGTGACGGCGGTGCGCCCCGGCGCGGCCGAGATCGCCGCGCTCACCGGGCCGGCCGCCCCCTTCGTCGAGCCGGCGCCCGAGCCGGCCCCGCAGCCGCAGGGCCAGGGCGGCGGCCGTCGCCGCCGCGGCGGCTCCGGCTCGTCGACGACCACCAAGGCCGCCACGCCCAAGGCCCGCCCCACCGGACCGGCCCGCACCCGCGCCGAGCTCGCCGCCCGCGCCGGGACGACGTCCGCCGCGTCCTTCAGCGCCCGCTCCCGCCGCGGCCGCTGA
- a CDS encoding cupredoxin domain-containing protein, whose product MSVSQVRHVAAAGGLALALGLLTACGGSSDAASSSSSSSSSSSSSAAGDSSAGQAQTLTVTEVGFDIRLESSNLPAGEYTITVKNEGDATHDLVVEQNGEDIARSDTLGPGDSGTFTVTLEPGKYVFYCSVGNHRAMGMETDVTVS is encoded by the coding sequence GTGTCCGTGTCCCAGGTCCGCCACGTCGCCGCGGCGGGCGGTCTCGCCCTGGCCCTCGGGCTGCTGACCGCCTGCGGCGGCAGCAGCGACGCCGCGTCGTCGTCGTCCTCGTCCTCGTCGTCGTCCTCGAGCAGCGCCGCGGGGGACTCCTCGGCCGGGCAGGCGCAGACCCTCACGGTCACCGAGGTCGGCTTCGACATCCGGCTGGAGAGCAGCAACCTGCCCGCCGGGGAGTACACGATCACCGTGAAGAACGAGGGCGACGCGACGCACGACCTGGTGGTCGAGCAGAACGGTGAGGACATCGCCCGGAGCGACACGCTCGGCCCCGGTGACTCGGGGACGTTCACCGTCACGCTCGAGCCCGGGAAGTACGTCTTCTACTGCTCCGTCGGCAACCACCGGGCGATGGGCATGGAGACGGACGTGACGGTCAGCTGA
- a CDS encoding sugar phosphate isomerase/epimerase family protein: protein MPRPITLFTGQWADLPFTEMCRLASDWGYDGLEVACWGDHLDVERAANDDSYVEERLGLLDKHGLQLFAISNHLNGQAVCDDPIDERHRGMVNPRVWGDGDPEGVRQRAAEEMKLTARAAARLGVKTVVGFTGSKIWKTVAMFPPVPESMIEDGYADFAARWNPILDVFDEVGVRFAHEVHPSEIAYDYWTTVRTLEAIGHREAFGLNWDPSHFVWQDLDPVSFLWDFKDRIYHVDCKDAKKQVGNGRNGRLSSHLPWADPRRGWDFVSTGHGDVPWEACFRMLNTIGYDGPISVEWEDAGMDRLVGAPEALEFVRRLAFDPPAAAFDAAFSSGN from the coding sequence ATGCCCCGCCCGATCACCCTGTTCACCGGCCAGTGGGCCGACCTGCCCTTCACGGAGATGTGCCGGCTGGCCTCCGACTGGGGCTACGACGGCCTGGAGGTCGCCTGCTGGGGCGACCACCTCGACGTCGAGCGCGCCGCCAACGACGACTCCTACGTCGAGGAGCGCCTGGGCCTGCTCGACAAGCACGGCCTGCAGCTGTTCGCCATCTCCAACCACCTCAACGGCCAGGCCGTCTGCGACGACCCGATCGACGAGCGGCACCGCGGCATGGTCAACCCGCGGGTGTGGGGCGACGGCGATCCCGAGGGCGTCCGGCAGCGGGCGGCCGAGGAGATGAAGCTGACCGCCCGTGCCGCGGCCCGGCTCGGTGTGAAGACCGTCGTCGGGTTCACCGGGTCGAAGATCTGGAAGACCGTGGCGATGTTCCCACCGGTCCCCGAGTCGATGATCGAGGACGGCTACGCGGACTTCGCGGCCCGCTGGAACCCGATCCTCGACGTGTTCGACGAGGTCGGCGTCCGGTTCGCCCACGAGGTGCACCCGAGCGAGATCGCCTACGACTACTGGACGACGGTCCGCACGCTGGAGGCGATCGGCCACCGCGAGGCGTTCGGGCTGAACTGGGACCCGTCGCACTTCGTGTGGCAGGACCTCGACCCGGTCTCGTTCCTGTGGGACTTCAAGGACCGGATCTACCACGTCGACTGCAAGGACGCGAAGAAGCAGGTCGGCAACGGCCGCAACGGCCGGCTGAGCTCGCACCTGCCCTGGGCCGACCCGCGGCGCGGGTGGGACTTCGTCTCCACCGGGCACGGCGACGTCCCGTGGGAGGCCTGCTTCCGGATGCTCAACACGATCGGCTACGACGGCCCGATCTCGGTCGAGTGGGAGGACGCCGGCATGGACCGGCTCGTCGGCGCCCCCGAGGCGCTGGAGTTCGTCCGCCGGCTGGCCTTCGACCCGCCCGCGGCCGCCTTCGACGCCGCCTTCTCCAGCGGCAACTGA
- a CDS encoding Gfo/Idh/MocA family protein: MTTGKPSLRVGLIGYAFMGAAHSQAWRTAPHFFDLPLHPELAVLVGRTPDRVAEAAGRLGWAQTETDWHRLLERDDVDLVDVCTPGDTHAEIAIAALEAGKHVLCEKPLANTVAQAQAMTEAATRAAANGVRSMVGFTYRRVPAIGLARRLVAEGRLGDIRHVRAQYLQDWITDPQAPMSWRLEKDKAGSGALGDIGAHIVDLTQYITGQRITGVSGLLETFVEQRPLAASTGSLSGAAGEGVGQVTVDDAAVFLGRFTGGALAVFEATRFALGRKNAIRIEINGSAGSVAFDFEDMNVLHFFDGTEPAETAGFRRIVVTEPEHPYVAAWWPAGHGLGYEHGFTHQVVDLVTAIAKGDDPSPSFADGLQVQRVLDAVERSAADHSTWTEI, encoded by the coding sequence ATGACCACGGGCAAGCCCTCTCTCCGCGTCGGCCTGATCGGCTACGCGTTCATGGGCGCCGCGCACTCGCAGGCGTGGCGCACCGCTCCGCACTTCTTCGACCTGCCGCTGCACCCGGAGCTGGCCGTGCTGGTCGGCCGGACCCCCGACCGCGTCGCCGAGGCGGCCGGACGGCTGGGCTGGGCGCAGACCGAGACCGACTGGCACCGCCTCCTCGAGCGCGACGACGTCGACCTGGTCGACGTCTGCACGCCGGGGGACACGCACGCCGAGATCGCCATCGCCGCCCTCGAGGCCGGCAAGCACGTGCTCTGCGAGAAGCCGCTGGCCAACACCGTCGCGCAAGCCCAGGCGATGACCGAGGCCGCCACCCGGGCCGCGGCGAACGGCGTGCGGTCGATGGTCGGCTTCACCTACCGCCGGGTGCCGGCGATCGGCCTGGCCCGCCGGCTCGTGGCCGAGGGCCGGCTCGGCGACATCCGCCACGTGCGGGCGCAGTACCTGCAGGACTGGATCACCGATCCGCAGGCGCCGATGTCCTGGCGGCTGGAGAAGGACAAGGCCGGCTCCGGTGCGCTCGGCGACATCGGCGCGCACATCGTCGACCTGACCCAGTACATCACCGGCCAGCGGATCACCGGCGTCAGCGGGCTGCTCGAGACCTTCGTCGAGCAGCGGCCGCTCGCGGCCAGCACGGGGTCGCTGTCCGGCGCGGCGGGGGAGGGCGTCGGCCAGGTGACCGTGGACGACGCCGCCGTCTTCCTGGGCCGGTTCACCGGCGGGGCGCTGGCCGTCTTCGAGGCGACCCGCTTCGCGCTCGGCCGCAAGAACGCCATCCGGATCGAGATCAACGGCTCGGCCGGCAGCGTGGCGTTCGACTTCGAGGACATGAACGTCCTGCACTTCTTCGACGGCACCGAGCCCGCCGAGACCGCCGGCTTCCGGCGGATCGTCGTCACCGAGCCCGAGCACCCGTACGTGGCGGCCTGGTGGCCGGCCGGGCACGGGCTCGGCTACGAGCACGGGTTCACCCACCAGGTCGTCGACCTGGTCACCGCGATCGCGAAGGGCGACGACCCGTCGCCGTCCTTCGCCGACGGCCTGCAGGTGCAGCGCGTGCTCGACGCCGTCGAGCGCAGCGCCGCCGATCACTCGACCTGGACCGAGATCTAG